Proteins encoded within one genomic window of Bradyrhizobium sp. CB1717:
- the dapD gene encoding 2,3,4,5-tetrahydropyridine-2,6-dicarboxylate N-succinyltransferase: MSLSALESTINSAFDARDGISTSTKGEVREAVDQALETLDKGEARVAERGADGKWKVNQWLKKAVLLSFRLNDMDVIGGGPGKASWWDKVPSKFEGWGPNRFRDAGFRAVPGAVVRRSAFIAKNVVLMPSFVNLGAYVDESTMVDTWATVGSCAQIGKRVHISGGAGIGGVLEPLQAEPVIIEDDCFIGARSEVAEGVIVRKGAVLAMGVFLGASTKIVDRETGEVFMGEVPEYSVVVPGALPGKPMKNGQIGPSTACAVIVKRVDERTRSKTSINELLRD, translated from the coding sequence ATGTCCCTGTCCGCCCTGGAATCCACCATCAACAGCGCTTTCGACGCGCGTGACGGCATCTCGACATCGACCAAGGGCGAGGTGCGCGAGGCCGTGGACCAGGCACTGGAGACCCTGGACAAGGGCGAGGCGCGCGTTGCCGAGCGCGGCGCTGACGGCAAGTGGAAGGTCAATCAGTGGCTGAAGAAGGCTGTGCTGCTGTCCTTCCGCCTCAACGACATGGACGTCATTGGCGGCGGTCCCGGCAAGGCGAGCTGGTGGGACAAGGTGCCCTCGAAGTTCGAGGGCTGGGGCCCGAACCGCTTTCGCGATGCCGGCTTTCGCGCGGTGCCGGGTGCGGTCGTCCGCCGCTCGGCCTTCATCGCCAAGAACGTCGTGCTGATGCCGTCCTTCGTCAATCTCGGCGCCTATGTCGATGAGAGCACCATGGTCGACACCTGGGCCACGGTCGGCTCCTGCGCGCAGATCGGCAAGCGCGTGCACATCTCCGGCGGCGCCGGCATCGGCGGCGTGCTCGAGCCGCTGCAGGCCGAGCCCGTGATCATCGAAGACGACTGCTTCATCGGCGCGCGCTCGGAAGTCGCCGAAGGCGTGATCGTGCGCAAGGGCGCGGTGCTGGCGATGGGCGTGTTCCTGGGCGCATCGACCAAGATCGTCGACCGCGAGACCGGCGAGGTCTTCATGGGCGAAGTGCCCGAGTATTCGGTGGTGGTGCCCGGCGCGCTGCCCGGCAAGCCGATGAAGAACGGCCAGATCGGCCCGAGCACGGCTTGCGCCGTCATCGTCAAGCGCGTCGACGAGCGCACGCGGTCGAAGACCAGCATCAACGAGCTGCTGCGGGATTGA
- a CDS encoding DUF1036 domain-containing protein — MTLPAAVVSFFFSSAPAFADLKICNRMSYVVEAAIGIDDKAATATRGWFRIDPATCRVVVQGTLTADRILLNARALGIYGASPIPQNGNDMLCVAQDNFVIAAARQCRGGQTQVPFTQVTPTQGDDGNLVTYLAEDSEYDDEQARLAGIQRLLVIIGYDVGAIDGVDGPKTQAALAAFLKSRGLSSDTVSSQNFFKTMVDATQTPSASGLTWCNDTPHKVMAAIATDDGKSVTSRGWYRIDPGKCLHPDVSGQPKQIFSFAEAVDVDNRAIKKDKPLNWGGDKQLCTRETKFETNEQTDCAARGFAAAGFGAVDMSSGGRTLRFAVP, encoded by the coding sequence ATGACGCTGCCGGCGGCCGTCGTCTCGTTCTTCTTCTCCTCCGCGCCGGCCTTCGCCGACCTCAAGATCTGCAATCGCATGTCCTATGTCGTCGAGGCCGCGATCGGCATCGACGACAAGGCGGCGACCGCGACGCGCGGCTGGTTCAGGATCGATCCCGCCACCTGCCGCGTGGTGGTGCAGGGCACGCTGACGGCAGACCGCATCCTGCTCAACGCCCGCGCGCTCGGCATCTATGGCGCCTCCCCGATCCCGCAGAACGGCAACGACATGCTGTGCGTGGCGCAGGACAATTTCGTCATCGCCGCCGCGCGGCAATGCCGCGGCGGCCAGACGCAGGTCCCCTTCACGCAGGTGACGCCGACGCAGGGCGACGACGGCAATCTGGTCACCTATCTCGCGGAGGATTCCGAATATGACGACGAGCAGGCACGGCTCGCCGGCATCCAGCGGCTGCTGGTGATCATCGGCTACGACGTCGGCGCCATCGACGGCGTCGACGGGCCGAAGACGCAGGCCGCGCTGGCTGCGTTCCTGAAGAGCCGCGGGTTGTCCTCCGACACGGTGTCTTCGCAAAATTTCTTCAAGACCATGGTCGATGCGACGCAGACGCCGTCGGCAAGCGGCCTGACCTGGTGCAACGACACACCGCACAAGGTGATGGCGGCGATCGCCACCGATGACGGCAAGTCCGTGACCAGCCGCGGCTGGTACCGCATCGATCCCGGCAAGTGCCTGCACCCCGACGTGAGCGGCCAGCCGAAGCAGATCTTCAGCTTCGCCGAGGCGGTCGATGTCGACAACCGCGCGATCAAGAAGGACAAGCCGCTGAACTGGGGCGGCGACAAGCAGCTCTGCACGCGCGAGACCAAATTCGAGACCAATGAGCAGACCGATTGCGCCGCGCGCGGATTTGCGGCGGCGGGCTTCGGCGCGGTGGACATGTCGAGTGGCGGCAGGACGCTGCGGTTTGCGGTGCCGTGA
- the yidC gene encoding membrane protein insertase YidC gives MTDNRNTILAVILSGLVLIAWQYFYNVPQMEKQRAQQQAQAELQKTTPQPTASATPGSTPQAGGAAQPSTPGASQQAQPVVARETAIAAGPRVKIDTPRIAGSISLKGGRIDDIALVQFRETVDPKSPPIILYSPSGTAEPYYAEFGWVAATGVTAKMPDAQTVWQQDGSGSLTPTTPVVLKWDNGDGLTFRRTIAVDDHYLFTIKDEVSNVGNAPVTLYPFALISRHGAPQVSGYYILHEGLIGYLGDQGLQEYAYKKIDEAKKVDFKVTNGWLGITDKYWASALLPDTNAQLQARFSSNPSGNLHTYQTDYLLDPVTVAIGGTATANARLFAGAKEAGVVGVFPFAGLGGYNKELGLNHFDLLIDWGWFYFITKPMFLGLDFFYRFFGNFGVSILLVTVIVKLLFFPLANKSYASMAKMKSIQPQLQALKERYPDDKVKQQQEMMEIYRKEKINPVAGCLPVVIQIPVFFSLYKVLFVTIEMRHAPFYGWIKDLSAPDPTNLFNLFGLIPFDPTTIPVFGHYLALGIWPIIMGITMWFQMKLNPTPPDPTQQIIFNWMPLIFTFMLAGFPAGLVIYWAWNNLLSVIQQSYIMRRNGVKVELFDNLKATFAKKAT, from the coding sequence ATGACCGACAATCGCAATACCATCCTCGCCGTCATTCTGTCGGGCCTCGTCCTGATCGCCTGGCAATATTTCTACAACGTGCCGCAGATGGAGAAGCAGCGCGCCCAGCAGCAGGCGCAGGCCGAGCTCCAGAAGACCACGCCGCAGCCGACTGCGTCCGCGACGCCGGGCTCGACGCCGCAGGCGGGCGGCGCCGCGCAGCCGTCGACGCCGGGCGCGAGCCAGCAGGCCCAGCCGGTCGTTGCCCGCGAGACCGCGATCGCGGCCGGCCCGCGCGTCAAGATCGACACCCCGCGGATCGCCGGCAGCATCTCGCTCAAGGGCGGCCGCATCGACGACATCGCGCTGGTGCAATTCCGCGAAACGGTCGACCCGAAATCGCCGCCGATCATCCTCTATTCGCCCTCGGGCACGGCGGAGCCCTATTACGCCGAGTTCGGCTGGGTAGCGGCGACGGGCGTGACGGCGAAGATGCCGGATGCCCAGACCGTCTGGCAGCAGGACGGCAGCGGCAGCCTGACGCCGACGACGCCCGTGGTGCTGAAATGGGACAATGGCGACGGCCTCACCTTCCGCCGCACCATTGCGGTCGACGACCACTATCTCTTCACCATCAAGGACGAGGTGAGCAATGTCGGCAACGCGCCGGTCACGCTCTATCCGTTCGCGCTGATCTCGCGCCACGGCGCGCCGCAAGTCTCGGGCTACTACATCCTGCATGAAGGCCTGATCGGTTATCTCGGCGACCAGGGCCTGCAGGAATACGCCTACAAGAAGATCGACGAAGCCAAGAAGGTGGACTTCAAGGTCACCAATGGCTGGCTCGGCATCACCGACAAGTACTGGGCCTCGGCGCTGCTGCCCGATACCAATGCGCAGTTGCAGGCGCGCTTCTCGTCGAACCCGTCCGGCAACCTCCACACCTACCAGACCGACTATCTGCTCGACCCCGTCACCGTCGCGATCGGCGGCACCGCGACGGCGAACGCGCGGCTGTTCGCCGGCGCCAAGGAAGCCGGCGTGGTCGGCGTGTTCCCGTTCGCCGGCCTCGGCGGCTACAACAAGGAGCTCGGCCTCAACCATTTCGACTTGCTGATCGACTGGGGCTGGTTCTACTTCATCACCAAGCCGATGTTCCTCGGCCTCGACTTCTTCTACCGCTTCTTCGGCAATTTCGGCGTCTCGATCCTGCTCGTGACCGTGATCGTGAAGCTGTTGTTCTTCCCGCTGGCGAACAAATCCTACGCCTCGATGGCGAAGATGAAGTCGATCCAGCCGCAGCTGCAGGCGCTCAAGGAGCGCTATCCCGACGACAAGGTGAAGCAGCAGCAGGAGATGATGGAGATCTACCGCAAGGAGAAGATCAACCCGGTCGCCGGCTGTCTTCCCGTGGTGATCCAGATCCCGGTGTTCTTCTCGCTCTACAAGGTGCTGTTCGTCACCATCGAGATGCGGCACGCGCCGTTCTACGGCTGGATCAAGGATCTCTCGGCGCCGGATCCGACCAACCTCTTCAATCTGTTCGGGCTGATCCCGTTCGATCCGACCACGATTCCGGTATTCGGCCATTACCTCGCGCTCGGCATCTGGCCGATCATCATGGGCATCACGATGTGGTTCCAGATGAAGCTGAACCCGACGCCGCCGGATCCGACGCAGCAGATCATCTTCAACTGGATGCCGCTGATCTTCACCTTCATGCTGGCGGGCTTCCCGGCGGGCCTCGTGATCTACTGGGCCTGGAACAACCTGCTCTCGGTGATCCAGCAGAGCTACATCATGCGCCGCAACGGCGTGAAGGTGGAGCTGTTCGACAATCTCAAGGCGACGTTCGCGAAGAAGGCGACGTAA
- the argB gene encoding acetylglutamate kinase translates to MTDISPLDQARILSEALPHMQQYDEETIVIKYGGHAMGDEETAKNFARDIVLLEQTAINPVVVHGGGPQIATMLKRLGIVSEFAAGLRITDAATIEIVEMVLAGSVNKQIVGYINEAGGKAVGLSGKDGNMVKATKTTRTIVDPDSHIEKAVDLGFVGDPEKVDLTLLNQLIGYELIPVLAPLATSKEGQTLNINADTFAGAVAGALKAKRLLLLTDVPGVLDKSKKLIPQLSVKDARKLIADGTISGGMIPKVETCIYALEQGVEGVVIIDGKMQHAVLLELFTNQGTGTLIHK, encoded by the coding sequence ATGACCGACATCTCCCCGCTCGACCAGGCCCGCATCCTGTCCGAAGCGCTCCCGCACATGCAGCAGTATGACGAAGAAACCATCGTCATCAAATATGGCGGCCATGCCATGGGCGACGAGGAGACCGCGAAGAACTTCGCCCGCGACATCGTGCTGTTGGAGCAGACCGCGATCAACCCGGTGGTGGTGCATGGCGGCGGGCCGCAGATCGCGACCATGCTCAAGCGCCTCGGCATCGTCTCGGAATTCGCCGCCGGCCTGCGCATCACCGACGCCGCGACCATCGAGATCGTCGAGATGGTGCTGGCCGGCTCGGTCAACAAGCAGATCGTCGGCTACATCAACGAGGCCGGCGGCAAGGCCGTGGGCTTGTCCGGCAAGGACGGCAACATGGTGAAGGCGACGAAGACGACGCGCACCATCGTCGATCCGGACTCGCATATCGAGAAGGCGGTCGATCTCGGCTTCGTCGGCGACCCCGAGAAGGTCGACCTCACCTTGCTCAACCAGTTGATCGGCTACGAGCTGATCCCGGTGCTGGCGCCGCTGGCGACCTCCAAGGAAGGCCAGACGCTCAACATCAACGCCGACACCTTTGCCGGTGCGGTCGCCGGCGCGCTGAAGGCAAAGCGCCTGCTGCTGCTCACCGACGTGCCCGGCGTGCTCGACAAGTCGAAGAAGCTGATCCCGCAGCTCTCGGTGAAGGACGCGCGCAAGCTGATCGCCGACGGCACCATCTCCGGCGGCATGATTCCGAAGGTCGAGACCTGCATCTACGCGCTCGAACAGGGCGTCGAGGGCGTCGTCATCATCGACGGCAAGATGCAGCACGCGGTGCTGCTCGAGCTCTTCACCAACCAGGGCACGGGGACGCTGATACATAAGTGA
- a CDS encoding DUF805 domain-containing protein, giving the protein MDWTSYLFRFDARINRALLWQALLIVTMLAAVLGVVGQMIHRLSTKGKLIFSINLDFDFGFNGLFKLVDPRAYHLLASLDRTDLILKAAGLALFSWIFLATAIKRLHDRNRSGWWIVAFFIVPSIYQQFSDLLPAPDWEHLYGLPADGLRLWGIVEMFVLRGTLGDNRFGLDPLAEIENSSATPPAKNWDQSRELEIVPPSASPPGGMHVKRGA; this is encoded by the coding sequence ATGGACTGGACCTCCTACCTCTTCCGCTTCGACGCCCGCATCAACCGCGCGCTGCTGTGGCAGGCGTTGCTGATCGTGACGATGCTGGCGGCAGTGCTCGGCGTGGTCGGCCAGATGATCCACCGGCTCAGCACCAAGGGCAAACTGATCTTCTCGATCAATCTCGATTTCGACTTCGGCTTCAACGGCCTCTTCAAATTGGTGGATCCCCGCGCCTACCATTTGCTGGCGTCCCTTGATCGAACCGATCTGATTCTGAAAGCGGCTGGCCTCGCGCTGTTCTCCTGGATATTCTTGGCCACCGCGATCAAGCGGCTGCACGATCGCAACAGGAGCGGCTGGTGGATCGTTGCTTTCTTCATCGTCCCCAGTATCTACCAACAGTTCTCGGACCTGTTGCCCGCCCCCGATTGGGAGCATCTATACGGCCTCCCCGCGGACGGTCTGCGGCTGTGGGGCATCGTCGAAATGTTCGTTTTGCGCGGCACGTTGGGCGACAACCGGTTCGGGCTCGATCCGCTCGCCGAGATCGAGAACAGCTCCGCCACGCCCCCTGCGAAAAACTGGGACCAGAGCCGCGAGCTCGAAATCGTGCCGCCCAGCGCTAGCCCACCCGGCGGCATGCATGTTAAGCGGGGCGCATGA
- a CDS encoding DUF423 domain-containing protein codes for MAHRPLIGLAGLMGAAGVALAAASAHGADASRLAAASAMLLFHATAILAVIGLLTRGLLHGGIGLAAACGFVIGAALFAGDLTLRQYAGHSLFPMAAPTGGTVMIASWLAVTLAAVVARK; via the coding sequence ATGGCGCACCGCCCCCTGATCGGGCTTGCCGGCTTGATGGGCGCCGCCGGCGTAGCGCTCGCCGCCGCCTCCGCCCACGGCGCTGACGCCAGCCGGCTCGCCGCCGCCAGCGCCATGCTGCTGTTTCATGCAACTGCCATACTTGCGGTGATTGGGTTGCTCACGCGCGGGCTTCTGCACGGCGGAATTGGGCTCGCTGCAGCATGCGGCTTCGTGATCGGTGCCGCGCTGTTCGCGGGCGACCTGACCTTGCGGCAATATGCCGGGCATTCGCTGTTTCCCATGGCGGCACCGACCGGCGGAACGGTGATGATTGCGAGCTGGCTGGCGGTGACGCTCGCAGCGGTGGTGGCGCGGAAGTAG
- the rnpA gene encoding ribonuclease P protein component yields the protein MDRLRQRADFLAVANGARANSPAFVLQSRRRDDLGPIRVGFTVTKKNGNAPERNRIRRRLRELVKRLDPVSMQPHHDYVLVGRRDALSRDFATMLDDLRIAFSKPARHTAKGSAPKGSAKGRGEKPGAAPASRKPD from the coding sequence ATGGATCGGCTGAGGCAGCGGGCGGATTTCCTCGCCGTTGCCAATGGCGCGCGGGCGAATAGTCCCGCGTTTGTCCTGCAAAGCCGCCGCCGCGACGATCTTGGCCCGATCCGGGTCGGTTTCACCGTCACCAAAAAGAACGGCAACGCCCCCGAGCGCAATCGCATCCGGCGCCGGCTTCGCGAATTGGTGAAGCGGCTCGATCCGGTGTCGATGCAGCCCCATCATGACTATGTCTTGGTCGGCCGAAGGGACGCGCTCTCGCGCGACTTCGCCACCATGCTCGACGATCTGCGCATAGCTTTCTCGAAGCCCGCGCGGCATACGGCCAAGGGATCTGCGCCCAAGGGATCTGCTAAGGGGCGCGGCGAAAAGCCGGGCGCTGCCCCTGCCAGCCGCAAACCGGATTGA
- the yihA gene encoding ribosome biogenesis GTP-binding protein YihA/YsxC, with the protein MTDDKDAKLIEAGRKLFARDWQFIWASPSIQTLPPMDGLEIAFAGRSNVGKSSLINALTGRNALARTSHTPGRTQELIFFEVPGKKDLRLVDMPGYGYAKAPKSQVASWTELIHKFLLGRASLARVYVLIDARHGLKDVDLEILKTLDRSAVSYQIVLTKADQVKASELQSRIAETETALAKHPAAFPNVLATSSRSSTGMESLRAAMAKLLEERTS; encoded by the coding sequence ATGACCGACGACAAAGATGCGAAGCTGATCGAGGCCGGGCGCAAGCTGTTCGCACGCGACTGGCAGTTCATCTGGGCCTCGCCCTCGATCCAGACACTGCCGCCGATGGACGGGCTCGAGATCGCCTTTGCCGGCCGCTCCAATGTCGGCAAGTCCAGCCTGATCAACGCGCTCACCGGGCGCAACGCGCTGGCGCGCACCTCGCATACGCCCGGCCGCACCCAGGAGCTGATCTTCTTCGAGGTCCCTGGGAAGAAGGACCTGCGCCTCGTCGACATGCCCGGCTATGGCTATGCCAAGGCGCCGAAGAGCCAGGTGGCGTCCTGGACCGAGCTGATCCACAAATTCCTGCTGGGACGCGCCTCGCTCGCGCGCGTCTACGTGCTGATCGACGCGCGGCATGGCCTCAAGGACGTCGATCTGGAGATTCTGAAAACGCTCGACCGCTCCGCCGTCAGCTACCAGATCGTGCTGACCAAGGCCGACCAGGTGAAGGCGTCAGAGCTGCAATCGCGCATCGCCGAGACCGAGACGGCGCTGGCCAAACATCCGGCCGCGTTCCCGAACGTGCTGGCGACCTCCTCGCGCAGCTCGACCGGCATGGAGAGCTTGCGCGCCGCGATGGCGAAGCTGCTGGAAGAGCGGACCTCGTGA
- a CDS encoding pyrimidine 5'-nucleotidase has translation MNSPRAFAHVDTWVFDLDNTLYPHHVNLWQQVDARIGEFVCNWLNVSPAEARNIQKDYYRRFGTTMRGMMTLHGVRADDYLAYVHKIDHSPLEPNPALGAAIAKLPGRKLILTNGSVDHVDAVLARLGFAGHFDGVFDIIAAEFEPKPAEQTYRKFLVDHAVDPTRAAMFEDLARNLTVPHALGMTTVLVVPDGTKEVVREDWELEGRDAAHVDHVTDDLAGFLGRLSR, from the coding sequence ATGAATTCCCCCCGCGCCTTCGCCCACGTCGACACCTGGGTGTTCGACCTCGACAACACGCTGTATCCGCATCACGTCAATCTGTGGCAGCAGGTCGATGCGCGGATCGGGGAGTTCGTGTGCAACTGGCTGAACGTCAGCCCTGCAGAAGCGCGCAATATCCAGAAGGACTATTACCGCCGCTTCGGCACCACCATGCGCGGCATGATGACCCTGCATGGCGTCCGCGCCGACGACTACCTCGCTTACGTCCACAAGATCGACCATTCACCGCTGGAACCGAACCCGGCGCTCGGTGCCGCTATCGCAAAGCTGCCGGGGCGAAAACTGATCCTGACCAACGGCTCGGTCGACCATGTCGATGCGGTGCTGGCGCGGCTCGGCTTCGCCGGCCATTTCGACGGCGTCTTCGACATCATCGCCGCCGAGTTCGAGCCGAAGCCGGCGGAGCAGACCTACCGGAAATTCCTCGTGGACCATGCGGTCGATCCGACCCGCGCCGCCATGTTCGAGGACCTCGCCCGCAACCTCACCGTCCCGCACGCGCTCGGCATGACCACCGTGCTGGTGGTGCCTGATGGCACGAAAGAGGTGGTGCGCGAGGACTGGGAGCTGGAGGGCCGCGACGCGGCCCATGTGGATCACGTCACCGACGATCTGGCGGGATTTTTGGGCAGGCTGTCTCGGTAG